The segment CACTGCTCTTGGCAACTTTTTTAATATGGCTCCTATTCCACCAAACTCAAATATGGGAATAAGATTAGGAGCATAAAGCTTTTGAGCAAGAGAGGCTGCAAGCATTGGTATACCTGTTCCTATAAAGCAGGTAGAATAATCCTCCATTAACCTCGCCGCCACACAAATCATAAGTTCAGTTTTTGAATATCTCATCTTTACCTCTCCATCCTCTCATATTTTAATTTTAAAAGTTTTTCTATTCCAATCTTCTCAAGATATTCTTGATGATTTTTTACAGATAAAACATACTCTTCCATATATTTTCTTGTGCCCTCAACTGTTTGGGCCATTTCTAAAAACATCTTTAAATGCTCCTCATCTCTTTCATATAGATAGACCATCTCACCAGGATGGGATCCAAAGGGTGCATACACAACAGCATCAGTAAGAAAATAAGGAATTATTGTTCTTTCTGGATAGCGTCTTATCTCATCAGTTGAAACTATTTCTTCAGTGCTTATTATAAGTCTTTTTGAAGCTCTTGCCATTTCAAATGCAAAACCAGAAATACCCTCAATTACAGCGTTTCCATACTTATCACACTTATGAACATGAATTATACCTACATCAAGTATTAAAGCAGGTAAAAGACAAAGTTTTAACCCTGTATAGGGGCATTTTGCAACCTTTGCAGATGAATACTTAAAGGTATCTGAACCAAGCATACTCCTTACTGGAATAAAGGGAATGCCCATAGCTGCAGCTTTAAATCTCCATGACATTGCTCCGTTTGACCACTCCGCAATCTTAACTTTTCCACTTTCAGCAGCCCTTCTGAAAATTGGGGAAAGACCTAAAACCTCATAACCAATATAGGTAACATCCATAGCCTCAACAAGATCTAAGGCTAAGAGGTAATCAATCTCAAGAAGACCTTGGCCAGCAAGTCTTAATCTTTTCTTTCCCTGTCTTGCAATTTCTCTTATAACTGAAAGGGGGGCTCTTACAGTACCATAAAGTTCAACCCCTATATAGTCACCATCATGTACAAACTCCTTAACTGCTTCCTTCTCATCCATTACCTTGTCAACAAGTCCTCTCCTCTTTTTTTCTCTTACAAATTTTCTAAACTCTTCTACATCAGGTTTCTGTATTAACTCTACTTGCCCCTCCTCAATTATTTCCATTTTTACCAAAACTTTTTTAGGGCCTTGAACCTACTTATATAATCCCCTTTCTATGTTATCGATTGTTCCATTTGACCTTCTGTGTTCTTCAAGTAATTTATCAAAATTATAATCCACCATTTTCTGTATCTCATTTATATCGTTTTCTGTTAGGTGTTTAAATCTTCCTTGGAGAATAAGATAATCCTTTACTGGTAGTCCCTTTGGCATGTAATTTATTCTTAAAAATTCCCCATCTTCGATTTCATAAAGAGGAAAGACTTTAGCTTCGACTGCAAGTCTTGCAATCTTAACTGTCAATTCTGAGTCCATTCTCCATCCAGGAGGACACGGACACAAAACGTGTATGAATCTTGTTCCCCTTATTTCTTTTGCCTTTTTAACTTTTTTATAAAGATCAAGGGGAAAAGCTATACTTGCTGTAGCTATGTATGGTATTTTATGTGCCTTCATTATTTCTACAATATTTTTCTTTGGTCTTTGGTTAGGGCTCTCATAAGGTGTAGTAGCAGTCCATGCTTTATAAGGTGTTGCCCCTGATCTTTGAATCCCAGTATTCATATAGGCTTCATTATCATAACAGACATAAATAATATCTTCGTTTCTTTCTGCAACTCCGGAAAGAGCCTGTAGTCCTATATCAAAGGTGCCGCCATCACCAGCAAAAGCTAAAACATTTACATCCTCCTTACCTCTTGCATTCATACCAGCCCTTATTCCACAGGCGGCAGCTGCTGCTGTTTCAAAGGCAGTGTGAAAAAGAGGAACTCTCAAAGAGTGATAGGGATACGGTCCATCAATAATAGTCCAACAACAAGCAGGTACCGTAACAATTGTATTTTTTCCCAATGCCCTTAAAATATGTCTCAGAGCGATCACCGCTCCACATCCCTGACAAGATAAAATCCCAGGATCTAAGAGTTCCTCTTGCAAAAGATCCTCCCACTCAAAGGCCATTTTTTAACCTCCCTTTTATAAACTTATGTTTTCCTCTCTCAAACCAAAAAATACTATATCCTCTTCACCCTTTCTTTTTTCAGCATCTTCAATCATTTCATAAATATCTTTCGGTGTAACGTCCCTTCCCCCTAGTCCTACTATATAGCCGAGGACTTTTGGTCTTCTTTTTAGGGTATAAAGGCAAGATCTTATTTCATTGAAAAAAACACCTCCCAATCCAAAAGAAATATTTCTGTCCACTACAATGACTTTCTTTCTATCACCTAAGATTTCCCTTAATTTGTTGAAAGGAAAAGGTCTTAAGACTCTCATTCTCAGTACACCGATCTTTTTATTTTTTTCTTTTCTTATTTCATTGACAGTGTATTTAAAGGTTGAGGAGGGAGCCCCTGAGACAACTATAACGGTATCAGCATCATCCATCATAAATTCTTCTAAAATTCCCCATCTTCTACCAGTTATACTTTCATATTCCAAAGAGGCATTTTCAATTTCTAAGAGGGCTTTTTCCATTGCCTTTTGTATTTTATACCTCAGCTCCATATATGGACCTGAAGGAGAAACAACAGCTCCTATAGCTACAGGTTTTTGAGGATCAAGTGCCCACGGTAAATTAAGTGGTGGTAAAAAGTTATCAATCTCTTCCTGATCAGGAATTTCAACTGGTTCTGCGGTGTGAGACAAGATAAACGCATCAAGAACAATCATCGTTGGAAGAAAAACTTTTTCAGAAACTTTATATGCTAAGATGATAGAGTCAAGGACTTCTTGGTTTGATTCACAATAAATTTGCATCCATCCAGTATCTCTCTGTGAAATAGTGTCATTTTGATCAGACCAAATTGACCATGGTGCGGCAACGGCCCTGTTTATAACTGCCATCACAATTGGAAGTCTATCTCCAGCAGCCCAATGCAAAAGTTCATGCATTAAAAGTAATCCCTGTGAAGAAGTAGCAGTAAATACTCTTGCACCTGAAATACTCGCACCAATACAAACTGCCATAGCTGAGTGTTCTGACTCAACGTTTACAAAAGTTGCATTGAGTTCCTTTTTTCCACACATTTCTGAAAGTAACTCAACAACAGGAGTCTGAGGAGTAATAGGATAGGCTGATATAACTTGAACCCTTGATAACTTTACTCCATAAGAAACAGCGTGGTTGCCATATAAAACCTTTTTTTCTCTTACTTTAAGCTTTTCCATATTACCCCCCAATAAATTTAGACCATACTTATTATTCCCCTGGGACATTCACTTGCACAAACACCACAGCCTTTGCAAAAATCGTAATCTATCACAGGTTGAGAGTCTTTCCATAAAACCGCCATATCAGGACAGAAAACAAAGCAGTTTCCACAAGAATTACAGTAACCACAGGAAAAACATCTTTTCGCCTCTTTCAGCGCTAGTTCTTCTGGAAGAGTTTTAATCTCTTCTTCGAAGGAATTAATTCTTTCTTCCACAGTTAACTCTGGAGGATGGACAGCTTGTTCTTTTCTAAAGTATTCGGTTTTTATCAACATAAAGGATACAGTCTTAGGAACGCTCTCTTTTATGGTTATATCTTCTCCCCTTAAGTATCTGTTTATACTTTCGGCTGCTTTTTGGGCCCAAGATTCTGCCTCTACAACGGTTGAAGGTCCCTGGATGAAGTCTCCGCCGGCAAAAACGCCTTTCACTTTAGTGGCTGCAGTTTTTTTATCTGCGTAGGGCCATCCATCTTCTCCAAGGTATTCAGGGGGTAAAAGCTTCCTATCAGATTCTTCTCCAATTGCTTTTATAACAAAATCGTATTCATCTTCGTATTCAGAACCTTCTATAGGTACAGGTCTTCTTCTACCAGAAGAGTCTGGTTCTCCAAGTTGCATTCTTTGTATTGTTAAAACGGTTTTGCCGTTTTTTTCCTTTGCCTTAATTGGAAGGACAAGCAATTTAAAGGGAATTCCGTCTTTTTTAGCCTTTTCTTTTTCTTCTTCCAGAGCAGGCATTTCAGCTTCAGTTCTTCTATATAGAATTTCTGGTTTTGCATTTATTCTCTTTAATGTTCTCACCACATCCATAGCAACGTTACCTCCTCCTATGCAGGCCACTCTTTTTTCCCTAAATTTTGAGAGATCCTTACCCATATTAAACTCTTTGAGAAAGTGAACACCAGAGAGAAAGAGTTCTTCTCCTTCAATTTTCATTTTCTTTTCGATCCATGCTCCTGTTGCAATAAACACAGCGTCAAAGTTTCTTCTAAGTTCTTCTAAATCAAGATCTTTTGATAGTTCCCTGTTTGTTTCTATCTTTACACCCATATTTAAAAGCATATCAAATTCTTTATCAAGAATATCTTTAGGCAATCTATAAGGTGGTATTCCGTATCTTAGAACTCCTCCAGGTAGAGACTCTCTCTCGTATATTGTCACTTTATGTCCATATCTTCTTAAGTAGTAGGCAGCAGCCATTCCGGCAGGACCTGAACCAACTATAGCAATAGCCTTACCTGTGTCAGGAGGTAAATTTTTAACTTTGTATCCCCTTTTTAAAATATAGTCACCTACAAACCTTTCAATTTCTCTTATAGAAATTCTCTCATCAAATCTTTTTCTGTTACAACCTATTTGACAGAAGGCAGGACAAACTCTACCTGTAATTGCAGGGAATGGATTTTTTTCAAGGAGAATGTCAGCGGCTTTGTCAAGGTCTTTTTCAATAACATAGTAAAAATACTGTGGAATCTTAGTACCTATTGGGCATGCCTTAGCACAAGGAGCAGCTTTATCTTCTATAATTGGTTTTAAATTTCTCCAAGTTCCTGTCTTTAAAACTCTTGTTGAACCAATTGATAAAGCAATTTCAGGTAATTCATCAATATTTTTGTAAAAGATTCTTTCGTTCATTTAAACCTCCTTTTATATTCCTTTACAAGACAAAAAGGCTTCCTCGGCAGCTTTTATATTCTCTTCTGACTTATCTCCAAACTCCTCCTCGATTGCAGCTTTTAGTTCTTCCATTCCAAAAATCCCAGTAGCTCTTGCAAGGGCTCCAAGTATTGCTGTATTTACAATAGGTTGAGTCTTTGAACCGAGTTTATTTTTGATTGCTATTGAAGTCGCATCTACGGTAAAAACTTTAAAATTAGGGCCAAAATTATGTTCATGAGGTTCTTTGTTAGAATTTATAATAATTTTACCGCCCTCTTTTAGTCCT is part of the Candidatus Hydrothermales bacterium genome and harbors:
- a CDS encoding 3-methyl-2-oxobutanoate dehydrogenase subunit beta; the encoded protein is MAFEWEDLLQEELLDPGILSCQGCGAVIALRHILRALGKNTIVTVPACCWTIIDGPYPYHSLRVPLFHTAFETAAAAACGIRAGMNARGKEDVNVLAFAGDGGTFDIGLQALSGVAERNEDIIYVCYDNEAYMNTGIQRSGATPYKAWTATTPYESPNQRPKKNIVEIMKAHKIPYIATASIAFPLDLYKKVKKAKEIRGTRFIHVLCPCPPGWRMDSELTVKIARLAVEAKVFPLYEIEDGEFLRINYMPKGLPVKDYLILQGRFKHLTENDINEIQKMVDYNFDKLLEEHRRSNGTIDNIERGLYK
- a CDS encoding CoA-transferase, whose protein sequence is MEIIEEGQVELIQKPDVEEFRKFVREKKRRGLVDKVMDEKEAVKEFVHDGDYIGVELYGTVRAPLSVIREIARQGKKRLRLAGQGLLEIDYLLALDLVEAMDVTYIGYEVLGLSPIFRRAAESGKVKIAEWSNGAMSWRFKAAAMGIPFIPVRSMLGSDTFKYSSAKVAKCPYTGLKLCLLPALILDVGIIHVHKCDKYGNAVIEGISGFAFEMARASKRLIISTEEIVSTDEIRRYPERTIIPYFLTDAVVYAPFGSHPGEMVYLYERDEEHLKMFLEMAQTVEGTRKYMEEYVLSVKNHQEYLEKIGIEKLLKLKYERMER
- the porA gene encoding pyruvate ferredoxin oxidoreductase, with translation MEKLKVREKKVLYGNHAVSYGVKLSRVQVISAYPITPQTPVVELLSEMCGKKELNATFVNVESEHSAMAVCIGASISGARVFTATSSQGLLLMHELLHWAAGDRLPIVMAVINRAVAAPWSIWSDQNDTISQRDTGWMQIYCESNQEVLDSIILAYKVSEKVFLPTMIVLDAFILSHTAEPVEIPDQEEIDNFLPPLNLPWALDPQKPVAIGAVVSPSGPYMELRYKIQKAMEKALLEIENASLEYESITGRRWGILEEFMMDDADTVIVVSGAPSSTFKYTVNEIRKEKNKKIGVLRMRVLRPFPFNKLREILGDRKKVIVVDRNISFGLGGVFFNEIRSCLYTLKRRPKVLGYIVGLGGRDVTPKDIYEMIEDAEKRKGEEDIVFFGLREENISL
- a CDS encoding NAD(P)-binding protein, with amino-acid sequence MNERIFYKNIDELPEIALSIGSTRVLKTGTWRNLKPIIEDKAAPCAKACPIGTKIPQYFYYVIEKDLDKAADILLEKNPFPAITGRVCPAFCQIGCNRKRFDERISIREIERFVGDYILKRGYKVKNLPPDTGKAIAIVGSGPAGMAAAYYLRRYGHKVTIYERESLPGGVLRYGIPPYRLPKDILDKEFDMLLNMGVKIETNRELSKDLDLEELRRNFDAVFIATGAWIEKKMKIEGEELFLSGVHFLKEFNMGKDLSKFREKRVACIGGGNVAMDVVRTLKRINAKPEILYRRTEAEMPALEEEKEKAKKDGIPFKLLVLPIKAKEKNGKTVLTIQRMQLGEPDSSGRRRPVPIEGSEYEDEYDFVIKAIGEESDRKLLPPEYLGEDGWPYADKKTAATKVKGVFAGGDFIQGPSTVVEAESWAQKAAESINRYLRGEDITIKESVPKTVSFMLIKTEYFRKEQAVHPPELTVEERINSFEEEIKTLPEELALKEAKRCFSCGYCNSCGNCFVFCPDMAVLWKDSQPVIDYDFCKGCGVCASECPRGIISMV
- a CDS encoding 2-oxoacid:acceptor oxidoreductase family protein — encoded protein: MIEIRFHGRGGQGTVVASKVSAMAAFKRGFYPLAFPQFGVERRGAPVAAFLRIFSPEEKLYLRCNIYNPDIVVILDPSLLEMINVVEGLKEGGKIIINSNKEPHEHNFGPNFKVFTVDATSIAIKNKLGSKTQPIVNTAILGALARATGIFGMEELKAAIEEEFGDKSEENIKAAEEAFLSCKGI